The uncultured Fibrobacter sp. genome includes the window AGACGGAAAATCATGACGGCATAGATGCCTGCAAAGAGAACGCCGAAATAGACGGCAGTAATCGCGAAGATGGCGGTATGCGTCTGCTTGAAGATGACGGCGCTCGAGGCGAACAGCAGGAAAGCTGCCGAGGCGCGGAATGTCCTGCTGCGCTTAACCCAGAACTTGTTGAATACCTGGCCGAAACCGTTGAGGCCGCCCCAGATGATAAAGTTCCAGCTCGCTCCGTGCCACCAGCCGCCCACGATCTGCGTGGACATGGCGTTCATGTTGGTGGTAATGAACTTGCGGGAGTCCGGCTTGAAATAGGCGTAAAGGGCGATATAGAGGAAGAAGAGGCCGAGGGCGACGCCGACCCAGACGCTACCGGAAAGGAGAATGGCGACAAGGCTCAAGAATCCCATCCAGAAGTAGGTGCCGAGGGTCGCGTTACGGTTACCGCCCAGCGGAATGTACAGGTAGTCGCGCCACCAGCTCGAAAGGGAAATGTGCCAACGACGCCAGAATTCGGTGGGGGAGAGCGCCTTGTAGGGGCTGTTGAAGTTCTGCGGCAGACGGAAACCCATCAGAAGGGCGACGCCGATGGCGATGTCGGTGTAGCCGGAGAAGTCGGCGTAAACCTGCAGCGAGTAGGCGAACAGGGCGATAAGGTTTTCAAGTCCCGTGAACAGGAGCGGCGTGTCGAAAACGCGGTCCACGAAATTGGTGGCGAGGTAGTCGCTCAAGATAATCTTCTTGGCAAGTCCGTTCAGAATCCAGAAGACGGCGATGCCGAAAGTGCGGCGGGGCAGAAAATACTTGCGGTATAGCTGCGGAACGAACTTGTCGGCGCGAACGATCGGGCCTGCGACCAACTGCGGGAAGAACGTGAGGTAGAATCCGAAATCGAGAATGTTCTTGACGGCCGAAATCTTGCCGCGGTAAATGTCGATACAGTAGCTGATTGCCTGGAAGGTGAAGAACGAAATGCCTACGGGCAGGATGATGGTGTCTACGAGGGAATTCGTGCCAAACAGCTTGTTGCTGGCGGCGGCGAAGAAATTGTAGACGTGGAGCTCGATACCGGTAAAGTCGTAGAGAGCGTCCAAGAAGAAATAGGAGTATTTATAGTAGCAAAGGACTAGCAAATCGATGATGACGATGATGATCATCCAGAGCTTCTTTTTCCAATGCTCTTCGGCGCGTTCAATCCACTTGCCTATAAAGAAGTTCGCGATGACACAAAATACCAGGATGCACACATAGCTGCCGCTCGTCTTGTAGTAGAAAAACATGCTGGTCGCAAAGAGAAAGGCGTTGCGGAGCAGGATGCGGTTTTTGACGAGGGTGAGGAACGCAAAGACAACCGCGAAGAATCCCCAGAAGTAGAACTGCGTAAATAGCAGCGGACTGTTCGGGTCAAACGAGAAAGTTCGAGTGAGATATGGTATTAAGTAATCAAGCATATTTTTAGATCCTTCGACGACGCCCTTCGGCAGGCTCAGGGACCTTAGTAAGGTTAGCGAGCTTGTCGAACCACGCTCAGGATGACTCTATCCTTATTTGTTGCCTCGTTCGTCTTTCGTCTGTAGGGCCGTAGGCCCGTTCTCTCGTTTAATTTCTGCGGGTAAATTCGCGATGTGTTCCTGATAGCTGTTGATGATGGCCTTGTAGAACAGGTCGCCAAGCAGATTGTAGCCCGAAAGCTTGAAGTGAACCTTGTCTGCCTTGGCGAGGTCCGCGCGCTCCCACTTGGCCATGGAACCGAGGCCGCCCATAATGCTGAACTTGTCCCAGACGCCAGCCTGGTGCTTTTCGGCGAGTGCGAAGAATGCCTTGCGGGCGATGTCTCCATTCGGGTGCTGCACGTAGCGCTTCTTCTTGACCTTGCGGAACATGTCGTTGTTGGTCTCGAAGATAATCGCCACATTCGGGTTCACGTTCTTGATGCGGGCGATGAGTTTGTCGTAATCGTCCTTGAATTGCTTGTCGTTAAAGTGCTGGACGTTTGCATCGTTGATGCCGATGGCAAAAATCACGAGGTCGGGCTTGTAGTAGGCGAGCTGCTTTTCGAATAGCGGACAGACCTCTTCAAAATAGTCATGTACCTTGGCGCCGTTGATACCCACGCCCGTATAGGTGATGCCGGGTGCGTCGGTTTCGGTGAGGATGCCGGTGAGCGTGAATCGCGGACGTGCGTTCTGCTTTACGGAATCGGGAACGGCGACGGTGTCGGCGATGCAGTGTTCCTCGGCGATGTTCGTGGAATCGAGTTCGCCTTCGGCGTAGTTGACGGCAGGTTTCTTCGCCATGTTGGCGCAGCTGCGGGAGCCTTTGTTTGCCTCCTTATTCTTCGCTTCTTCGCGGGCGAGGCAGGCGGTGTCGAGAACGTCACATTCTCCCTGGAACATAGAGTCGCGGGCGACATCAGGTTGCGGTATCGCTACGTTGTTCGGGATCTTCGCGGGCGCTTCGGCGGCTTCCGGAAGCTTGGTTGGCGTCGTGTCGCCATTTGCCTTTTTCAGCGAATCCTCGACGGCGCGGGCGATAGAATCCTGCAACAGAGAATCGGTGATGAATTGTGCAACGGTCGCCTGTTGCAATGAATCCATCCAGCGGAATGCGATTTGTATGGAATCGATCGGACGCGGGGAGGTGAACACGTAGCTCTGGCTTGCGGAGTCCAATGTGCCGTAGATATCGGTTGAATCAACCCGCAGCACGGGAACGACATCATTGTTGTCGCTATAGCCGAACAGGCGGAACTTGGTTTCGCCCCAGAGCGGTGTCGAATTGTACTTGTCCAGAAGGATCGAAATTTCGGCGCGCGGGTCGGAGGTGCTGACGGCAATACCGAGGAGTCCGAGCGGCTTCTTGATTTCGCGCTGCACGTTCTTGTTCATGTCCCAGATGCCCTTGTAGTAGCTGGCATAGCTGGCGGGCGTGTTGGTGCGAGCAGCAGAGTAGGGGAACACAAAACCGCGACCGGCGGATGCTCCCGGATATTCCTTGATAAAGTGTTCGCGGATGCGTCCGGAAATCACGTCTGCTTGCAGGTGCGAACCGCCGACATGCAAGATGCGGACTTGTCCCTTGTTTTCAAATACGAGCGTATCGAGTTTGTTGAAAAACGGCGTGAACGAGGCGTTTCCCTTGGGGTATTGGATCACGTTCAGTGAAGAATCGATAAAGTCGTAGCGGGACAGGTCGATGCTGTAGGCTCCAGGTGCCGCGGGCATGTCCTTGGCGAATGCAACAAAGACTGTCAGTAAGACGATGCGGAGAATTTTTTTCATTTGTTTGTTTCTCCTTCCGACTTCTGATTTCCGGTATCCGAACTATCTTTCGTTACTCGTTTCTCGTTTTTCGTTTCTTCCTTCGCCTGCTTCTTCCACTCGTGGATATCCTTCAGCTTTTCGTCGCTGATGTTGTGCCTGTCGCGGAACTTGAAGTAGTCGTAGTGCATGCGGAGTGCCGCGCAGAAAAGGTCGCCCATGTAGGCCGCACCCCTGCGGGTAAAGTGGATGTGGTCCGTGAAACCGAGTGCAGGTTCCTTGTTGACCCACTTCATCATCGAACCGTTTCCGCCCATCACGCGGTGCATGTCCCAGTAGGCGGCGCCGTTATCAAGGGCCACTTCGCGGAGCGCCTTGATGGTCATGTTGAGCCCTGCGTAGGTCTGCCACTGTCCGTCTTTCTGGCGGGCCATATCGGCGGGACCGATAAAAAGAATGTCCGCGTCGGGGTTCGCCTTCTGGATGGCCTGAATCTGGCGGGTGATAATCTTCTTGGTCCATTCGATGTTGCCGGAATTCGTTCCCGGAACGAGGTTGCCGCCGTATTCCATGATGATGAGGCGTGCGTTCATCGCCTTGTACGATTCCGCGAGAAGTTCCGAATCGATGCGGTGGAAAATGGTACCCGAAGATCCGCGCATGGCGACGTTGTCGACCGCGACACCGTAGGCGCCGTCTGCCGCGATGGCGTAGATTTCGGCGTTGCCGGAAAGGTACATCTTGGCAATCGAGGTCGTGTCCTTAAGCTTCCAGGTGTAGACCTTCAGCTTGTTGAACGTTTCGACGATGGGTTCGCCCGCGTCAACTACCTTGGTGGTACGCTTTTCTTTCGGATTGCCTTCTTCGTCTTCGCCGACGACTTCAACAAACGTCTGGTTCACGTTGAGCTTCGCCTTGAGGTGCGCGCCCTTGTTCATGAGAATCTTGACGGTGCTGTAGCCACCGACGTGTGAAAACTGGTCCTTGCGTTCCTTGCGCTTCTGGATTGTAATTGCCGCTTCACCTTCAAGTTTGGCGAGCTGCGCAAGGGGGCCGTAGCGGCTGTGATCCGCTTCTTCTTCCTTGGGACCAAACAGGATGTATCGTGAAAGTGCTCCTGAATTGGAATGGCTCGTGGTCTGCGAAGGGACCGTCATAATGGCTGGCATCATGCCGGGGCCTGCACCGCCGAATTCATCTTGCAAGTCTTCGCGGATGGTCGCAGAAATGCGGTCTTCTTCGAGCTGCGAGTCTCCGTAGTGCACGATGTGGACCACGTTCGAATCGAGACTCGCCAGTTCCAGGTGCAAAAAGAAACGGTCAAACCAG containing:
- a CDS encoding MBOAT family O-acyltransferase is translated as MLDYLIPYLTRTFSFDPNSPLLFTQFYFWGFFAVVFAFLTLVKNRILLRNAFLFATSMFFYYKTSGSYVCILVFCVIANFFIGKWIERAEEHWKKKLWMIIIVIIDLLVLCYYKYSYFFLDALYDFTGIELHVYNFFAAASNKLFGTNSLVDTIILPVGISFFTFQAISYCIDIYRGKISAVKNILDFGFYLTFFPQLVAGPIVRADKFVPQLYRKYFLPRRTFGIAVFWILNGLAKKIILSDYLATNFVDRVFDTPLLFTGLENLIALFAYSLQVYADFSGYTDIAIGVALLMGFRLPQNFNSPYKALSPTEFWRRWHISLSSWWRDYLYIPLGGNRNATLGTYFWMGFLSLVAILLSGSVWVGVALGLFFLYIALYAYFKPDSRKFITTNMNAMSTQIVGGWWHGASWNFIIWGGLNGFGQVFNKFWVKRSRTFRASAAFLLFASSAVIFKQTHTAIFAITAVYFGVLFAGIYAVMIFRLFSDKYIHGLYVAWNVTLTFVFITFTRLFFRAGSNLDPAEANEVAWNTAKNMVQQMGTAWKWDTLSTIAWEHINIILVFIAGMLIHWVPKKFKSRYRITFASQPIPLMVISTAFIIFVIYQFMSADSCPFIYFQF
- a CDS encoding GDSL-type esterase/lipase family protein; the protein is MKKILRIVLLTVFVAFAKDMPAAPGAYSIDLSRYDFIDSSLNVIQYPKGNASFTPFFNKLDTLVFENKGQVRILHVGGSHLQADVISGRIREHFIKEYPGASAGRGFVFPYSAARTNTPASYASYYKGIWDMNKNVQREIKKPLGLLGIAVSTSDPRAEISILLDKYNSTPLWGETKFRLFGYSDNNDVVPVLRVDSTDIYGTLDSASQSYVFTSPRPIDSIQIAFRWMDSLQQATVAQFITDSLLQDSIARAVEDSLKKANGDTTPTKLPEAAEAPAKIPNNVAIPQPDVARDSMFQGECDVLDTACLAREEAKNKEANKGSRSCANMAKKPAVNYAEGELDSTNIAEEHCIADTVAVPDSVKQNARPRFTLTGILTETDAPGITYTGVGINGAKVHDYFEEVCPLFEKQLAYYKPDLVIFAIGINDANVQHFNDKQFKDDYDKLIARIKNVNPNVAIIFETNNDMFRKVKKKRYVQHPNGDIARKAFFALAEKHQAGVWDKFSIMGGLGSMAKWERADLAKADKVHFKLSGYNLLGDLFYKAIINSYQEHIANLPAEIKRENGPTALQTKDERGNK
- a CDS encoding GDSL-type esterase/lipase family protein, whose amino-acid sequence is MMSPLKVLLSIISLFAVLGLIALIYPDGGIHVGEYTLRYPKLTEIFEKQNSITGDSLADSSAADPEDAIREMMEATKRKEFAAFSDSLKFYEDFFRKGKTRFDLPNNDPTWFDRFFLHLELASLDSNVVHIVHYGDSQLEEDRISATIREDLQDEFGGAGPGMMPAIMTVPSQTTSHSNSGALSRYILFGPKEEEADHSRYGPLAQLAKLEGEAAITIQKRKERKDQFSHVGGYSTVKILMNKGAHLKAKLNVNQTFVEVVGEDEEGNPKEKRTTKVVDAGEPIVETFNKLKVYTWKLKDTTSIAKMYLSGNAEIYAIAADGAYGVAVDNVAMRGSSGTIFHRIDSELLAESYKAMNARLIIMEYGGNLVPGTNSGNIEWTKKIITRQIQAIQKANPDADILFIGPADMARQKDGQWQTYAGLNMTIKALREVALDNGAAYWDMHRVMGGNGSMMKWVNKEPALGFTDHIHFTRRGAAYMGDLFCAALRMHYDYFKFRDRHNISDEKLKDIHEWKKQAKEETKNEKRVTKDSSDTGNQKSEGETNK